From Humisphaera borealis, the proteins below share one genomic window:
- a CDS encoding superoxide dismutase has translation MPIEHKPLPYPSDALEPHFDKQTMEIHHGKHYKTYVDTYNGMLAKAPSLEGKPLHEVLANNCAIAPDDVKTVVRNHGGGAHNHALFWEILGGAGHGGGKPTGNLAKAIDAAFGSFDAFKEKFETAAKTRFGSGWAWLVKKGDKLEVTSTANQDSPLMEGAFPVIGLDVWEHAYYLKYQNKRPDYVSAFWNVVNWSAAEDRYNRAK, from the coding sequence ATGCCCATCGAACACAAGCCGCTCCCGTATCCTTCCGACGCCCTCGAACCCCACTTCGACAAGCAGACGATGGAGATCCATCACGGCAAGCATTACAAGACCTACGTCGACACCTACAACGGCATGCTCGCCAAGGCCCCGTCGCTCGAAGGCAAGCCCCTGCACGAGGTGCTGGCCAACAACTGCGCCATCGCCCCGGATGACGTGAAGACCGTCGTCCGCAATCACGGCGGCGGCGCTCACAACCACGCGCTGTTCTGGGAGATCCTCGGCGGTGCAGGCCATGGCGGCGGCAAGCCGACCGGCAACCTCGCCAAGGCGATCGACGCCGCGTTCGGCTCGTTCGACGCCTTCAAGGAGAAGTTCGAAACCGCCGCCAAGACCCGCTTCGGCTCCGGCTGGGCGTGGCTGGTGAAGAAGGGCGACAAGCTGGAAGTCACCAGCACCGCCAACCAGGACAGCCCGCTGATGGAAGGCGCATTCCCGGTGATCGGCCTGGACGTGTGGGAACACGCGTACTACCTGAAGTACCAGAACAAGCGCCCGGACTACGTGTCGGCGTTCTGGAACGTGGTCAATTGGTCGGCCGCCGAGGACCGGTACAACCGGGCGAAGTAA
- a CDS encoding NF038122 family metalloprotease, with the protein MFRRMFHAAVALGALGLCVKPASAELIFNITNDGAATPQMMAGFAEAGAMWSARFNDPITVNIHINAVSLPPGGIGHTETFYDPYSYTAVRNAMLADKKTADDNASSSNLQAGAAFAMLINRTANNPNGVVSTTPYFDTGLGGAGQAGPENNSTIRMSSANAKALGLYPAHGTGPDGIITFGNAVAFDFDRSDGITAGQVDFVGAAAHEIGHMLGFVSGVDILAGNGAAPGLNDNQLKFVTPLDLFRFSSRSIGTGGGIGVIDWTADGTRKYFSVNGGTSSIADFSTGAIYEESHWKNGLGIGIMDPTAGAGNLLPFTTIDQRAFDVIGYDRVVPEPSTAAALGAVGLLWSAGRRRQSAATRRLSYSLGREPQVIIDIKGEP; encoded by the coding sequence ATGTTCCGCCGCATGTTTCATGCCGCAGTCGCTCTCGGTGCGCTCGGCCTTTGCGTCAAACCCGCGTCCGCAGAGCTGATCTTCAACATCACCAACGACGGCGCGGCGACGCCGCAAATGATGGCCGGCTTCGCCGAGGCGGGCGCGATGTGGTCGGCGCGGTTTAACGACCCCATCACGGTCAACATCCACATCAACGCGGTCAGCCTGCCGCCGGGGGGTATCGGCCACACCGAAACCTTCTACGACCCCTACAGCTACACCGCCGTCCGCAACGCGATGCTGGCCGACAAGAAGACCGCCGACGACAACGCCAGTTCAAGCAACCTGCAGGCTGGGGCCGCATTCGCAATGCTGATCAACCGGACGGCGAACAACCCCAACGGCGTCGTCAGCACCACGCCGTACTTCGATACAGGCCTCGGCGGCGCGGGGCAGGCGGGGCCGGAGAACAACAGCACCATCCGCATGTCGTCGGCCAATGCCAAGGCGCTGGGCCTCTACCCGGCTCACGGCACGGGTCCGGATGGCATCATCACCTTCGGCAACGCGGTGGCGTTCGACTTTGACCGCAGCGACGGCATCACAGCCGGCCAGGTGGATTTCGTCGGCGCGGCCGCCCACGAGATCGGCCACATGCTCGGCTTCGTCAGCGGCGTAGACATCCTCGCCGGCAACGGAGCCGCGCCGGGCCTGAACGACAACCAGCTTAAGTTCGTCACCCCTCTCGACCTGTTTCGGTTCTCGTCCCGCAGCATCGGAACCGGCGGCGGCATCGGCGTGATCGACTGGACCGCCGACGGCACGCGGAAGTATTTCTCCGTCAACGGCGGCACGTCATCGATCGCCGACTTCTCGACGGGTGCGATCTACGAAGAGTCGCATTGGAAGAACGGCCTGGGCATCGGCATCATGGACCCGACGGCCGGCGCGGGAAACCTGCTGCCGTTCACCACCATCGACCAGCGCGCGTTCGATGTCATCGGTTACGACCGGGTCGTCCCCGAACCGTCAACGGCGGCGGCGCTGGGCGCGGTGGGACTGTTGTGGTCAGCGGGGCGGCGAAGGCAATCAGCCGCAACGCGGCGGCTCAGCTATAGCCTGGGGCGCGAGCCCCAGGTCATCATCGATATCAAAGGTGAGCCCTGA
- a CDS encoding DUF433 domain-containing protein: MVSPLARVTIDPGICHGKPCIRGLRYPVELLLELLSGGMTFDEILSDYPDLEREDILAALAYAAKVVHSGRLGPVAS, translated from the coding sequence ATGGTTTCCCCACTTGCACGCGTAACGATCGATCCCGGCATCTGCCACGGGAAGCCCTGCATTCGGGGTCTGCGGTATCCCGTGGAGTTACTTCTGGAACTCCTTAGTGGCGGAATGACGTTTGACGAGATCCTGTCGGATTACCCGGACCTCGAGCGTGAAGACATCCTCGCCGCGCTGGCCTACGCAGCGAAGGTCGTCCACTCGGGGCGTTTGGGCCCGGTGGCGTCGTGA
- a CDS encoding DUF5615 family PIN-like protein produces the protein MRFLIDAQLPRRAVAWFAAAGCEARHCEALVDGNRTGDLDLARQADRDDMIVVTKDSDYVDGHLLRGCPKRLLLISTGNIGNQQLQLLLTKHLASIVQAFVTSVFLELDASGVSVRG, from the coding sequence GTGAGATTTCTTATTGATGCACAATTGCCACGTCGCGCCGTTGCCTGGTTCGCGGCAGCCGGCTGCGAGGCGCGGCACTGCGAGGCGCTGGTCGACGGCAACCGAACGGGCGACTTGGATCTCGCTCGTCAGGCCGACCGCGATGACATGATCGTTGTGACGAAGGATTCTGACTACGTCGATGGACACCTCCTGCGCGGGTGTCCCAAGCGACTGCTGCTGATTTCGACCGGGAACATAGGCAATCAGCAGCTTCAATTGCTTTTGACAAAGCATCTGGCATCGATCGTCCAAGCATTTGTGACCAGCGTTTTTCTTGAACTTGATGCGAGTGGTGTTTCCGTGCGTGGTTGA
- a CDS encoding sugar ABC transporter ATP-binding protein: protein MTSSATNPPLLAMAGITKRFPGVVALQDVSLHLHPGEVLALMGENGAGKSTLMKILGGAYRPDEGTLSIDGRPIALDGVSDAKKLGIALIHQELMLVPQLDIASNIFLGNERRRLGPLAMLDGAAMRQKAEELLRRVGLKLPATTLVGRLTAGQMQMVEIAKALALSARVIIMDEPTSSLTAGESEQLFAIIRQLKADGIGVIYISHRMEEVLALADRITVLRDGRYVGDLSRAEATHDRVVAMMVGRELSAHYFPQKPAAAIPPLPMLEVRDLLVPGSPASISFTAFRGEILGFAGLVGAGRTELMQTLFGVTPALGGEMVLDGERFRPAKPRDAIDRGVYLAPEDRKRHGLVLPMTVAQNTSLPGIGSYNRWGWLDRRRESETAEAEVRRLHTKTPTIRQKVVNLSGGNQQKVVLGKWLAMSPKVLILDEPTRGIDVGAKAEIYRHMQSLADTGMTILMVSSDMEEVLGISDRVVVMHERRLRGILPRQDLTQERVAMLMTGKELAA, encoded by the coding sequence ATGACCTCCTCCGCGACAAATCCTCCGCTCCTGGCGATGGCCGGCATCACCAAGCGATTTCCCGGCGTGGTCGCGCTGCAGGACGTCTCCCTCCACCTGCACCCCGGCGAAGTCCTTGCGCTGATGGGCGAGAACGGCGCCGGCAAAAGCACGCTGATGAAAATTCTCGGCGGAGCCTATCGCCCCGACGAAGGAACCCTCAGCATCGACGGGCGGCCGATCGCCCTCGACGGCGTCTCCGATGCCAAGAAGCTCGGCATTGCCCTGATCCACCAGGAGCTGATGCTCGTTCCACAGCTCGACATCGCGTCGAACATCTTCCTCGGCAACGAACGACGCAGGCTCGGTCCCCTGGCGATGCTGGATGGGGCGGCGATGCGTCAAAAGGCAGAGGAACTCCTTCGCCGGGTCGGGCTGAAGTTGCCGGCGACCACGCTCGTCGGCCGGCTGACGGCGGGGCAGATGCAGATGGTCGAAATCGCCAAGGCGCTGGCGCTCAGCGCCCGCGTCATCATCATGGACGAGCCGACGTCGTCCCTGACCGCCGGCGAGTCGGAACAGTTGTTCGCGATCATTCGCCAGCTCAAAGCCGACGGCATCGGCGTCATCTACATCTCCCACCGGATGGAAGAGGTGCTGGCGCTGGCCGACAGAATTACGGTCCTTCGCGACGGCCGGTACGTCGGCGACCTGAGCCGGGCGGAGGCGACCCACGATCGCGTGGTGGCGATGATGGTCGGCCGCGAGCTGAGCGCCCATTACTTCCCGCAGAAGCCGGCCGCCGCCATACCTCCCTTGCCGATGCTCGAGGTCCGCGACCTTCTCGTCCCGGGCTCGCCCGCCAGCATCAGCTTTACCGCCTTCCGCGGCGAAATCCTCGGATTTGCCGGCCTTGTCGGGGCCGGGCGTACGGAACTGATGCAAACCCTCTTCGGCGTCACCCCCGCACTCGGCGGCGAGATGGTCTTGGACGGCGAACGCTTCCGGCCGGCCAAGCCGCGCGACGCGATCGACCGTGGCGTTTACCTGGCCCCCGAGGACCGCAAGCGGCACGGGCTGGTCCTGCCCATGACCGTCGCGCAGAACACCTCCCTCCCCGGCATCGGCAGCTACAACCGCTGGGGATGGCTCGATCGCCGCAGGGAAAGCGAAACGGCCGAAGCCGAGGTCCGCCGCCTCCACACCAAGACGCCAACCATCCGGCAGAAGGTCGTCAATCTGTCCGGCGGAAACCAGCAGAAGGTGGTCCTGGGCAAGTGGCTGGCGATGTCGCCGAAGGTGCTGATTCTCGACGAACCGACGCGTGGCATCGATGTCGGCGCCAAGGCCGAGATTTACCGCCATATGCAGTCGCTGGCCGACACCGGCATGACCATCCTGATGGTCTCGTCCGACATGGAAGAGGTTCTGGGCATCAGCGACCGGGTGGTCGTCATGCACGAGCGACGACTGCGCGGCATTCTGCCCCGCCAGGACCTCACGCAGGAACGAGTCGCAATGTTGATGACTGGAAAGGAACTGGCGGCATGA
- a CDS encoding ABC transporter permease yields the protein MSAAIAGSGKLAALWRSGARERGMFSAFALMFIVLWLSNPSFVSQDNLVNTSRQIAMLAVFATGIAFVIITGGIDLSVGSVIGLTGVIIAKISAPTNYGGLNFDLWTGIPVALAVALLVGLAQGLLITRLNLQPFIVTLGGMLVLKGVSQTIVEGKSIYLGLAGFRDFVRQGLFEINGAPVIVWPIVIMIGVLVVAAYVLHFSVYGRYLFAIGGNRDAASYSGIPVKRVECSTYVISAFLAGVAGVMYAAYQGEMKHTVGEGDELQAIAAVVLGGVSLRGGEGTVIGVLIGSAIMRIIVNGIEMFRIGDWRPDENWKMIIIGSVILIAVILDQLVHIVQARRRTRRAAIATSG from the coding sequence ATGAGCGCAGCGATCGCGGGAAGCGGAAAACTTGCGGCACTCTGGCGGTCGGGGGCGCGCGAACGTGGCATGTTCAGCGCCTTTGCGCTGATGTTCATCGTCCTCTGGCTCAGCAACCCCAGCTTTGTCAGCCAGGATAACCTGGTCAACACGTCGCGCCAGATCGCGATGCTCGCCGTCTTCGCGACCGGCATTGCCTTCGTCATCATCACCGGCGGCATCGACCTGTCGGTCGGCTCCGTCATCGGGCTGACCGGCGTCATCATCGCCAAGATCTCCGCTCCAACGAACTACGGCGGGCTAAACTTCGACCTTTGGACGGGCATCCCCGTTGCATTGGCGGTTGCACTGCTGGTGGGCCTGGCCCAGGGCCTGCTCATCACCCGGCTGAACCTGCAACCGTTCATCGTCACGCTCGGTGGCATGCTTGTTCTCAAAGGCGTCTCCCAGACCATCGTCGAGGGCAAAAGCATCTACCTGGGCCTGGCCGGATTCCGCGACTTCGTCCGCCAGGGCCTGTTCGAAATCAACGGCGCGCCAGTCATCGTCTGGCCGATCGTCATCATGATCGGCGTGCTCGTGGTGGCGGCATACGTGCTGCATTTCAGCGTGTACGGCCGGTACCTCTTCGCGATCGGCGGCAATCGCGACGCGGCGAGCTATTCCGGCATTCCCGTCAAGCGCGTCGAATGCTCCACCTACGTCATCTCGGCGTTTCTCGCCGGCGTGGCCGGTGTGATGTACGCCGCCTACCAGGGCGAAATGAAACACACCGTCGGCGAAGGCGACGAGCTGCAGGCGATCGCCGCCGTCGTGCTGGGCGGGGTATCGCTGCGCGGCGGAGAGGGAACGGTCATCGGCGTGCTGATCGGGTCGGCGATCATGCGGATCATCGTCAACGGTATCGAGATGTTCCGCATCGGCGACTGGCGGCCCGATGAGAACTGGAAAATGATCATCATCGGGTCGGTCATCCTGATCGCGGTCATCCTCGACCAGCTCGTCCACATCGTTCAGGCAAGACGACGCACCCGCCGCGCCGCCATCGCCACCTCCGGCTGA
- a CDS encoding type II toxin-antitoxin system ParD family antitoxin, whose protein sequence is MPSRSSLNVSLTAELERFVEQRVASGRYQTASEVVREGLRLLELQERDRDEAFRVLQSKLRSAAERSESGPVIDPDEVLKRIEASKRRRAGRTA, encoded by the coding sequence ATGCCCTCCCGAAGCAGTTTGAATGTGTCGTTAACCGCAGAACTGGAACGGTTTGTTGAGCAACGCGTGGCGAGCGGCCGTTATCAAACCGCCAGCGAAGTGGTACGTGAAGGACTCCGCTTGCTCGAACTTCAGGAGCGGGATCGTGACGAAGCATTCCGTGTTCTTCAGTCGAAGCTTCGATCGGCAGCGGAGCGTTCGGAGAGCGGGCCGGTCATTGACCCGGATGAAGTGCTGAAACGAATCGAAGCCTCCAAGCGCCGTCGCGCGGGGCGGACGGCATGA
- a CDS encoding quinone-dependent dihydroorotate dehydrogenase, with protein sequence MSYALARTLLFRLDPEEAHDLGVGAARWLAGRAERCRLVRNFIARPSVRPVELMGLTFPTRVGLAAGLDKNAEAPLAWWAFGFGFAELGTVTPRPQSGKPKPRMFRVPARQALINRMGFNNQGARRVAERLAEQKAAGLRPAMPLLLSVGKNATTPNDRAAEDYNLAATSLAPHADVLTINVSSPNTPGLRALQNPQELTAIVRAVLEPAAGKPVLVKVAPELEGDLLRSVLDACLSAGATGFIATNTLAKQPGEPREDGGLSGQPLRQISRARVAEIRKHVGDNIPLIGCGGINDAESARAMLDAGADLIQLYTALVYQGPFLAAALSRVGFIPPHRSR encoded by the coding sequence ATGTCCTACGCCCTGGCCCGCACGCTATTGTTCCGTCTAGACCCCGAAGAAGCCCACGATCTGGGCGTCGGTGCCGCCCGCTGGCTCGCCGGCCGCGCCGAGCGTTGCCGGCTCGTCCGCAACTTCATCGCCAGGCCCAGCGTTCGCCCCGTTGAGCTGATGGGCCTTACCTTCCCCACCCGCGTCGGCCTGGCCGCCGGCCTCGACAAAAACGCCGAGGCCCCGCTGGCGTGGTGGGCGTTCGGGTTCGGCTTTGCCGAGCTGGGCACCGTCACGCCGCGACCGCAATCGGGCAAACCCAAGCCGCGCATGTTTCGCGTGCCGGCGCGGCAGGCGCTGATCAACCGCATGGGCTTCAACAACCAGGGCGCAAGAAGAGTCGCCGAGCGGCTGGCCGAGCAGAAGGCGGCGGGGCTCCGGCCGGCCATGCCGTTGCTGCTGAGCGTTGGTAAGAACGCGACGACGCCGAACGACCGCGCCGCCGAAGATTACAACCTCGCCGCAACCAGCCTCGCCCCGCACGCGGACGTGCTGACCATCAATGTCAGTTCCCCCAACACGCCCGGCCTGCGGGCGTTGCAGAACCCGCAGGAACTGACGGCGATCGTCCGCGCCGTCCTCGAACCGGCGGCCGGCAAACCTGTCCTGGTGAAGGTCGCGCCTGAACTGGAAGGGGACCTGCTGCGCAGCGTGCTGGACGCCTGCCTGAGCGCCGGCGCGACAGGGTTCATCGCCACCAACACCCTCGCCAAACAGCCCGGCGAGCCGCGCGAGGACGGCGGCCTCAGCGGCCAGCCCCTCCGCCAGATCAGCCGCGCCAGGGTCGCCGAGATCCGCAAGCACGTAGGGGATAACATCCCCCTCATCGGTTGCGGCGGCATCAACGACGCCGAGTCGGCCAGAGCCATGCTCGACGCCGGCGCTGACCTCATCCAGCTCTACACGGCGTTGGTGTATCAAGGCCCGTTCCTCGCGGCGGCCCTAAGTAGGGTGGGATTCATCCCACCGCACCGCTCGCGATGA
- a CDS encoding Gfo/Idh/MocA family protein produces MTFRKPNRRDVLRASLGLGAGLALPNWFIEETMAADEAVKPVKAANDRPRVLWIGCGGRGNSVSREVKPFGDIVAVCDVDSKHAANAIAEFPKAESFSDFRKAMDETKFDIVLNATPDHWHTLINIASARRGKDIYSEKPLTLTIDEGKHLIKEIRGNKRILQTGSQQRSDAKFRLACELVRNGRLGKMKHVDVVLPAGRTDGPLATKPVPENLDWNFWQGQTKATDYVPERCHQWFRFWLDYSGGTNTDWGAHHNDIALWALNEIAPVEIEGKKLSTNVPGGFTTPGDYEVKFTYASGVTQTVRSHPNYMWNGSRKPGAPPYAKPDAGKPPHDTHGVTFHGSDGWLFITRGKIEASNPDILKYEFPASAERLYVSTNHAANFFDSVKSRKDSICPVEVGHRSASACHLAVIGTLLGRKLKWDPQAEQFVGDDEANKMLSREMRKPWGYDAV; encoded by the coding sequence ATGACCTTTCGCAAACCCAATCGCCGTGACGTCCTTCGTGCCAGCCTCGGACTCGGCGCGGGCCTGGCCCTGCCGAACTGGTTCATCGAAGAGACGATGGCCGCCGACGAGGCCGTCAAGCCGGTGAAAGCGGCGAACGACCGCCCCCGGGTGCTTTGGATCGGTTGCGGCGGGCGAGGGAACTCCGTATCGCGCGAGGTCAAGCCGTTCGGCGATATCGTCGCCGTGTGCGATGTCGATTCCAAGCATGCCGCCAACGCGATCGCCGAGTTCCCCAAGGCCGAGAGCTTTTCCGACTTCCGCAAGGCGATGGACGAGACCAAGTTCGACATCGTCCTCAACGCCACCCCCGACCACTGGCACACGCTGATCAACATCGCTTCGGCCCGGCGCGGGAAGGACATCTACAGCGAAAAGCCGCTGACGCTGACCATCGATGAAGGCAAGCACCTGATCAAAGAGATTCGCGGCAACAAGCGCATCCTGCAGACCGGCAGCCAGCAGCGGTCGGACGCCAAGTTCCGGCTGGCGTGCGAGCTGGTCCGCAACGGGCGGCTCGGCAAGATGAAGCATGTCGATGTCGTTCTGCCCGCCGGCCGGACTGACGGCCCGCTGGCCACCAAGCCGGTGCCGGAGAACCTGGACTGGAATTTCTGGCAGGGGCAGACCAAGGCGACCGACTACGTTCCCGAGCGCTGCCACCAGTGGTTCCGTTTCTGGCTCGACTACTCCGGCGGCACCAACACCGACTGGGGCGCCCACCACAACGACATCGCGCTCTGGGCCCTCAACGAGATCGCCCCCGTCGAGATCGAAGGCAAGAAGCTCTCGACCAACGTCCCCGGCGGCTTCACCACGCCCGGCGACTACGAAGTGAAGTTCACCTACGCCAGCGGTGTGACGCAGACGGTCCGCAGCCATCCGAACTACATGTGGAACGGCAGCCGCAAGCCCGGCGCCCCGCCGTATGCCAAGCCCGATGCCGGCAAGCCCCCGCACGATACGCACGGCGTCACCTTCCACGGCAGCGACGGCTGGCTGTTCATCACCCGCGGCAAGATCGAGGCGAGCAACCCGGACATTCTGAAGTACGAGTTCCCGGCGTCGGCCGAGCGGCTCTATGTCAGCACGAATCACGCCGCCAACTTCTTCGACTCCGTCAAGTCGCGTAAGGACAGCATCTGCCCGGTCGAGGTCGGCCATCGTTCGGCCTCGGCGTGCCACCTGGCGGTCATCGGCACGCTACTGGGCCGCAAGCTCAAGTGGGACCCGCAGGCCGAGCAGTTCGTCGGCGACGACGAGGCCAACAAGATGCTGTCGCGGGAGATGCGCAAGCCCTGGGGTTACGACGCGGTGTGA
- a CDS encoding RNA polymerase sigma factor — translation MTPPDDPTAPTRTDSELLVEFIDHRYEPAFAEVVRRHGGMVLAVCRSVLGNTPDAEDAAQAVFLTLAQKAGHSSVRKHLVGWLHRVAWYVAARGAKARAIRRRHEEEATRMRNEILASHEEPLRLDALHAALNRLSEKYRVPLILHHLEGRSQAETAALLGCSVDAIAVRLHRARDMLRDRLGRLDRRGAVASAAVLAGAWGSAASAEVTPAFVATTSHAASAALAGELASAAAVSGQTLALTRGAINMLYWAKTKAVATALAIVLTVGGVVGTMLHANEAVAAAPTAITGVITKLQDGQITLRRRTGEVTVAIDKATVIKVDDAVATADALKVGMSTAAFVEGDKPATEVRAYSPKAPPAPPPPPAPPKVVTGLVSQVTAASIVIQPQIGPAITVAFDGTTRVKVNDRLAAAPELAVGMSVGVFYADDKPATEIRAYSRGVLTPP, via the coding sequence ATGACCCCGCCGGACGACCCAACCGCCCCCACGCGAACTGACAGCGAACTGCTGGTCGAGTTCATCGACCACCGGTACGAGCCGGCGTTCGCCGAAGTGGTGCGGCGGCATGGCGGGATGGTTCTGGCGGTCTGCCGGTCGGTGCTGGGCAACACGCCCGACGCCGAGGACGCCGCACAGGCCGTCTTCCTGACGCTGGCGCAGAAGGCCGGCCATTCGTCCGTCCGCAAGCACCTGGTCGGCTGGCTGCATCGGGTGGCGTGGTACGTGGCCGCCCGCGGGGCCAAGGCGCGGGCGATCCGCCGCCGTCATGAAGAGGAGGCCACCCGGATGCGGAATGAGATCCTTGCCTCCCACGAGGAACCCCTCCGGCTCGATGCGCTGCACGCGGCCCTCAACCGGCTTTCGGAAAAGTACCGCGTGCCGCTCATCCTTCATCACCTGGAAGGGCGCTCGCAGGCCGAGACGGCGGCGTTGCTCGGTTGCAGTGTCGATGCGATCGCCGTCCGGCTGCACCGCGCCCGCGACATGCTGCGCGACCGCCTGGGCCGTCTCGATCGGCGCGGCGCAGTAGCATCGGCAGCCGTGCTCGCCGGGGCGTGGGGGTCGGCGGCGTCGGCCGAGGTCACGCCGGCGTTCGTGGCGACAACCTCTCACGCCGCCAGCGCTGCCCTGGCGGGAGAACTGGCATCGGCGGCGGCAGTTTCCGGACAGACCCTGGCACTTACCCGAGGAGCGATCAACATGCTGTACTGGGCAAAGACAAAGGCCGTCGCGACCGCACTGGCGATCGTGCTGACCGTCGGCGGCGTGGTGGGAACGATGCTCCATGCCAACGAAGCTGTCGCCGCCGCGCCGACGGCGATCACCGGCGTCATCACCAAACTGCAGGACGGACAGATCACCCTCAGACGGCGGACGGGCGAAGTGACCGTCGCCATCGACAAGGCGACCGTCATCAAGGTGGATGACGCCGTCGCAACGGCCGACGCGCTGAAGGTCGGCATGTCCACCGCGGCGTTCGTGGAGGGTGACAAGCCGGCGACGGAAGTCCGCGCCTACTCGCCCAAAGCGCCGCCCGCCCCTCCGCCGCCACCCGCGCCGCCGAAGGTAGTGACGGGCCTCGTCAGCCAGGTGACGGCGGCGTCGATCGTCATCCAGCCGCAGATCGGCCCGGCAATCACCGTGGCGTTTGACGGCACGACGCGGGTGAAGGTCAACGACCGCCTCGCCGCCGCGCCGGAACTTGCGGTCGGGATGAGCGTTGGCGTGTTCTACGCCGACGACAAGCCCGCGACGGAGATTCGGGCCTACTCGCGGGGCGTTCTTACGCCGCCTTGA
- a CDS encoding carbohydrate kinase family protein: protein MAPRILAVGEILFDVFPDRRVLGGAPANFAYMAHRLGADSHLISRVADDADGKRALAELTEIGLSIKGVQVAPSPPPTGLVDVTVAGGQPSYVIKTNTAWDEIAVDETAIALARSCNVLCFGTLAQRKEPSASSIRQIVAAASPYTLRILDINLRKPMVSAEIIQQSLQLAVALKLNSDELPVLAEMLSLTSFTEKGQIAELAERYGFQLVVLTRGDAGSLLYSNRQVDEHPGVKVKIVDAVGAGDAFTAATTIGFLRGWRLSKINEIANQIAAYVCTQPGATPPIPPELRKHFEG from the coding sequence ATGGCGCCTCGCATACTCGCCGTCGGCGAAATCCTCTTTGACGTTTTCCCCGACCGGCGGGTGCTCGGCGGAGCCCCGGCGAACTTTGCCTACATGGCCCATCGGCTCGGGGCCGATTCGCACCTGATCTCCCGCGTCGCCGACGACGCCGACGGCAAACGGGCACTGGCGGAACTGACCGAGATCGGGCTTTCCATCAAAGGCGTTCAGGTCGCGCCGTCACCGCCGCCCACGGGCCTGGTCGATGTCACCGTCGCCGGCGGCCAGCCGTCGTACGTCATCAAGACCAACACCGCCTGGGACGAGATCGCGGTCGATGAGACGGCGATCGCCTTGGCCCGCTCCTGCAACGTCCTTTGTTTTGGCACGCTCGCCCAGCGGAAGGAACCATCGGCATCATCCATCCGGCAGATCGTCGCGGCGGCCTCGCCTTACACGCTACGCATCCTTGATATCAACCTTCGCAAGCCGATGGTGAGTGCCGAGATCATCCAGCAATCGTTGCAACTGGCCGTCGCACTGAAGCTCAACAGCGACGAACTGCCTGTGCTGGCCGAGATGCTCTCGCTGACGTCGTTCACTGAGAAAGGCCAGATCGCCGAGCTGGCCGAAAGGTACGGCTTTCAACTGGTCGTCCTCACCCGCGGCGACGCCGGCAGTTTGCTCTATTCCAACCGGCAGGTCGATGAACATCCCGGCGTGAAAGTGAAGATCGTGGATGCCGTCGGTGCCGGCGACGCCTTCACCGCCGCCACGACGATCGGCTTCCTGCGGGGCTGGCGGCTGTCCAAGATCAACGAGATCGCCAACCAGATCGCTGCGTACGTGTGTACCCAGCCCGGCGCGACCCCGCCGATCCCGCCGGAGCTGCGGAAGCACTTTGAGGGTTGA